In the Candidatus Kuenenbacteria bacterium genome, ACAGCGGATACAACACCCGTTCCTGCAAAAATATCTGCAAATGAATTTCCGCTACATTCTTTGTTGATTATAGAAAAAATCCATTCAATTAACTTGTGTTTATTGCCAATATACCTGCGATTGTGTAGCTGGAGATGGTTTTCTCTTACTTGTGGAATGTAAAAATAATTTTCTTGGATTTTTTCGGCGGTTATCTCATAGGATGGTCTTTCAGTTTCAAACATAGTAAAAAGCGTGCCCTGTATTCCATCTGCGACATAATCAACACTTGCTTTTTGTTTATTTAATTTTTCGTAAAAGCTGTAATGGTCGTTTTGGGAAACGACAATAAAATCAATAACAGGTATTCCCATTATTTCGCCAGCCTGTACTATTTTTTCAATAATTTGGTTGTCTTTTTCGCTTGGTGAAGAATCGCCCGAAGGGTGATTGTGAACCAAAATAACGCTGGCGGCGTGTAATTCAGTTGCGGGATAAAAAATTTCTCTCGGATGTAGCAATGCTTTGTCTAAAAGGCCGACGCTAACAATTTCTTTTTTTAACAAAGCATTTCGTGCGTTTAAATAAAGACAAACTAAATGTTCTTTTTTCTTATCCCTTAAGTCGTAAGTAAGGGATAAAACATCTTGAGAATTTTTTATAACAATCTCGTTGGTTTTGTTTTCGTCGTAAAATCTTTTTACTAATGAAATTGCGGAAGCAATTTGCAATGCTTTTGCTTGTCCGATTCCTGAAATTTCCAAAAGATCATCAACGGTTATATTCAAAAAGTTTTTACCGAATTTTTTGATAATATTCTCAGAAAGTTGTTTAACATTTTTACCTTTTATGCCACTACCCAAAAGAATTGCCAAAAGATCACTTTTTGAAAGTGCATCAGCCCCTTTTTGTAAAAATCTTTCACGGGGTCTATCAGTTTTTGGAAGATCCTTTATTTTTGTCATGGATATTATTTACTTAAATCATAACTTTTTTTGATAAGTGCAAAAACTGCTTCAATCTCGCTTTCTCTTTCAAATTTTATTTCATAATCTCCGTTACCCCAATGGCCAACATGTTTGGGCTTAGTTAAATCTCTGGCTAAATTTTGAGGATCATCAAGCTGTCCACTTCTTACATTAAGAAAAATCTTTAATTCATTTTTCATTAATACAACATCTGTAAAATTTGTTGACGTCTTATAGGCAATATATTTTGCCTTTGCTTCTTCAGTAATATTTTCGTCCAATGACATTATTTTCTCTCGCAAAGCTTGGAATAGACGAGCGGTTTGTCTGTGAGTTCTCGCAAGATGATAATTTATAGAATATGTTTTTTGCAACTGTTTATTTTTTTCTTTCCCCTGTTTCGCTTTTTTGACTATGTTTGATGTGGAAATTCTAACTTTCTGATAATTTTCTGGTTCAACATATAAAATGTTTTCATCATAAATACGGTAACGTAAAAGTTCAATATTTATAGGTAATATGTCTGCTGTGTCAAGATCAAATTTATTATAACTTTCAGCAATACAGATAACGCGAGGAGAATCCCAATCAATATCAATATCTATTTTTTTGTTTTGACATAAAATTTCAAAATCAGCCTTATGGTCAAGTAGCCAACGCAGATACGAAAGTCCTTGATTGATAACATTATCGTTTTGGTTTTTCTTGTATTCAATTATGCAAGGTGAACCATTTTTATCTATACCAAGTGTATCAATTCTTCCACCAAAACTTGTCGAGTATTCATGAGCAAGAAAAACAATATTTAAAATTTCGTCTAAGTTCGCCTCAAATAATTCTTGAAGTTTACGCTCCAAATCCAAATCCCGAGCAACTAATTTTTTAACTGTTGAATTATTGATTTTAAATAGTGCCATATTTTTTTATTAATTCTTCATATTTTCTTTATTTTGTCTATCCTCCAAAGGCGGACGGGCAGTTAAATTATCACCGCCGATGACGAAATGATATTTATACTAAAATTATCTCACTTTATTATTTTCCATTATTACCCCCGCAATTCTCGAAGGGCATATTATTATTGAACCAACTTTTTACCTACACCTCTCAAAAGCTTTTAGATGTTTTTGTTCTGAAGCGTTTATAAGGTTGGTAAACACAACTTTCATAGTGACTAAGAAGCTTGAGTTTCTTCGGTAAGCCATTCCCACAATGGCTTAAAATGTATGGTTGCCCCGTCTTTTTCTACTTCCTTTTTTTCATCCCAAGTGAGCACAGTGAGTTTTTTCACTTTCAGTTCACCACTTGCTTCAAACAACGCCTTTGTTTCCCTTTGTTCCACATCTGAACTTAGAGACTCATAACAAACCTGTATGAGTTCGGTAACTTCCGCTCCATTTTTGACAACAAAATCAACCTCGCGGTCATTCCGAGTTTTGTAGTAAAACATATCTCTGTTTGGCTTGACTCCATGCTTCACTAATTCGGTAAAAACAAGATTTTCCATAAGTTTGCCTTTATCCGGAGAATGCTGGATTGCTTTTGCAGTTATAAAACCATTATCGACAGCGTACACCTTTCGGGGAGACTTTATCCGCTGTACGGATTTGGGTGAATATCGAAGTAGAGAAAATATAAGATATGCTTCTTCTAGATATTTTATATATTTTTCTATGGTGGATGCGCTCTTCAAATTTAGAATTTCAAGAATTTTACGTATCGTATATGGATTAGCAAAATTGTTTATCAAATGTCCGCCTAAGTTTGCCACTTGAGTAGAAAATTTAACCTTGTGCCTTTTGACCACATCTTTAAAAACCAAAGCATCAAACAAGACTTCAAGATAATCCGATGCGTCAATGTTGTTGACCACCACCTCTGGAAAGCCACCATTAACAAGATAGTTTTCCATGAGATTTAAAAGCTCGCCACGCTGTTGCGGTAGTGCGCTATATTCCTCGCTTATCTGAAATTTCTTTGAACGTAAAAATTCGTTGAAATCAAATGGCAGTATTTCTATTGGCATATGTCTGCCAGTCAAGTGTGTGGCCAGCTCTTTTGAAAGTAGGTGGGCATTAGAGCCGGTGAGCACCATATTATATCCTTCCCGATGCAGTCGATTAACAAAGAGTTCCCAGTTTGGCAGATTCTGTATTTCGTCAAATAAAATAGTCTTTACTTGACCATACGCGGCATGTAACTCCTTCATCAGTTCATCAGTAGCTATCCCGCCCGCGCTTGATAATACTTCGTCATCAAAATTAAAGTACATGAAAGGACGATCCTTCAAGAGCATGAGAGAAAAGACGGATTTGCCAGCCCGACGAGGCCCTAAGACAACTTTTATTAAGTTTGAATCCAGCCACTTTCTGGCAAATGGCTCTTTAGTTCGGCCTATGTACGAAAGGGTTAAAAGTTGCTCTTTCTGCATTTTTTGGTTAGAAACTATGTCTTTAAGCATATTATTTTATTTATATTGGACAAAATAAGCTTTTTTTGTCCACTACAAGTAGTATAATGGATATAATAAGAAAAAGCAAGGGCTTAAAAATACTTTTTAAAAATCACAAAAACTACTAAGAAAGGCGTGAATTTGTCTCCTTTTTTGATCAAATTCACGCTGTTTTACATAAATCTAAAAGAAATTCTTTCTAATTACACCTCTCAAAAGCTACTAGATGTTTTTGTTCTGAAGCATTCATAAGGTTGGTAAACACAGCCTGTATATCTTCATAACCCTCTGCCATCGGCAATAACTTTTCTCTATATAGCTTGGCATTGGCAATCTCGGCCTCTACACCTGCCCCACAAGCTTGCTGTAATGTACTTTCGGCTGAAACTTTGCCCGCCCAATTGTCAGCTGGAATTTCTAGGCCGTATTTATCAAAAAGCGATTTGTGAGAAGCAATATGTTGTTCTTCGGCGCGGATGATCATAGAGAATGGCCTGACCAAACCGAGCTTGGCAATGGTTTTTTCATAAAGCGCGTGAGCTTTGTATTCATCATTTATGGCTTCTACCAAAGCTTCTTTGGCTTCACTTGATAAACTACCAGCGGGATATTCCAGGTCATTCACGGCCAGACATTCATCAGCCAAACAATTGGCTTTGTTTATATTTTGTTTTTGAGCGATTACTTCTTGATCTTGAACTTTGCCCGACAGATTATTTTTTTGGGATAATGCCAAAGCATAACCGCCAACAATTCCGACAACCAACACTGCCACGATGATTAAGATGATTTTTTTGTTCATATTTTTTATTATTTAATTAGTATATTTATACTGAAATTATCCCACTTTTCCTTATTTTTAGCAAATAAATCCAGCACTAAAATTTAGTGCTGGATAAAAAACCCTGCTCTTTGGGGCTTTTAAGTTCAGTAAATAATATTACAAACAAGTGGCGGCCTTCAAGGCATCAGCCGTAGTCGGCGCCGCGCCTTTTAATAACTCGGCGGCCCGAGTAGCCCCCAATTTTTCCTGCAAACAAGCCTGCTGGGCCGGCGTGATTTCTGTCGGCAAGGTAGCCGGATCAATCCCAATATCGCGCAGTTGTTTTTCCTGACTGACATTGAGCAAAGGATGATCATATGTCTCGTCCATCTGGACACTCTGGGGCGCTATTTTGTATTGGATCACCCCTCTTAGCCCCAACGGATTTTTGAACCAGATATACAAACCCAAAGCAACAATCAAAACTACGATGGTGATAAAAACAATCAAAAACACTTTGAGAATTTTCTTTAACATAATATTGAATTTTTAGTTTATATTAGAATTATTTCACTTTAAAGGTCAAAGAGTATCCTTAGTTGTAACTCTATATTTTTATTCCCCTAATTTTTAAACTTTATTTCTTTCTCTTTTTCACCACCCACACCGCACCAATAACAATAGCCAAAGTGATAATGGCTGGCAGAGCCACATCACTTTTACTTTCTGATTTATTTTCTTCTATTTTATTTTCTGTTGGCGCAATTGGTTTATTCTCTGTTTCCGTGCTCGGGTCAAATTTTGTTTTTTCGCCAAAACCCCGGAGATCCACCGCGAGTGATTCACCAGTGTTGACCATTTCTGTTTTTCCATCGGCTTTATCTCGAAATTCCACCGTGCCTTCAATCACTTTGAGCGTGGTTGTCTCGCCTGTTTCTATCATTTCAAAAGTCGTGCCTTTGATGCCGGCCACAGCCTGACTGCCTTCAAAATAAATTTCTTCACCTTTGACCATTTTTTTGACATTGGCCCAAATATTACCAAACAAAAGTTTAATTTTACTTTTTTCTTTTATTGTTTCATTGATAACCAATTCTGTTTCTGGTTTCATGGTAAAACTGGTGCCGCTTTGCAAAGAAATTTTGAGCGTGCTGTCTT is a window encoding:
- a CDS encoding transporter — encoded protein: MALFKINNSTVKKLVARDLDLERKLQELFEANLDEILNIVFLAHEYSTSFGGRIDTLGIDKNGSPCIIEYKKNQNDNVINQGLSYLRWLLDHKADFEILCQNKKIDIDIDWDSPRVICIAESYNKFDLDTADILPINIELLRYRIYDENILYVEPENYQKVRISTSNIVKKAKQGKEKNKQLQKTYSINYHLARTHRQTARLFQALREKIMSLDENITEEAKAKYIAYKTSTNFTDVVLMKNELKIFLNVRSGQLDDPQNLARDLTKPKHVGHWGNGDYEIKFERESEIEAVFALIKKSYDLSK
- a CDS encoding ATP-binding protein; the protein is MLKDIVSNQKMQKEQLLTLSYIGRTKEPFARKWLDSNLIKVVLGPRRAGKSVFSLMLLKDRPFMYFNFDDEVLSSAGGIATDELMKELHAAYGQVKTILFDEIQNLPNWELFVNRLHREGYNMVLTGSNAHLLSKELATHLTGRHMPIEILPFDFNEFLRSKKFQISEEYSALPQQRGELLNLMENYLVNGGFPEVVVNNIDASDYLEVLFDALVFKDVVKRHKVKFSTQVANLGGHLINNFANPYTIRKILEILNLKSASTIEKYIKYLEEAYLIFSLLRYSPKSVQRIKSPRKVYAVDNGFITAKAIQHSPDKGKLMENLVFTELVKHGVKPNRDMFYYKTRNDREVDFVVKNGAEVTELIQVCYESLSSDVEQRETKALFEASGELKVKKLTVLTWDEKKEVEKDGATIHFKPLWEWLTEETQAS
- the radC gene encoding DNA repair protein RadC produces the protein MTKIKDLPKTDRPRERFLQKGADALSKSDLLAILLGSGIKGKNVKQLSENIIKKFGKNFLNITVDDLLEISGIGQAKALQIASAISLVKRFYDENKTNEIVIKNSQDVLSLTYDLRDKKKEHLVCLYLNARNALLKKEIVSVGLLDKALLHPREIFYPATELHAASVILVHNHPSGDSSPSEKDNQIIEKIVQAGEIMGIPVIDFIVVSQNDHYSFYEKLNKQKASVDYVADGIQGTLFTMFETERPSYEITAEKIQENYFYIPQVRENHLQLHNRRYIGNKHKLIEWIFSIINKECSGNSFADIFAGTGVVSAVATKHFEKVLLNDFLHSNYAIYRAFFGNEEWDKNKIDNIIKSYNNIYGDDLEENYFSKNFGGKFFSKNSAKIIGFIRENIEENKNNLTEREYYMLIASLLYTADKIANTVGHFDAYFKKEFINDSFFMKPIDPIDTQEISIFQEDTNALAKKINADVVYIDPPYNSRQYSRFYHVLETLTKWDKPKLFGVALKPEPENMSDYCRNSAKDKFAELVRDLDAKYLVVSYNNTYDSKSNSSKNKITLQEIEQILQKKGPTKVFEKNYRHFNAGNTNFNNHKEYLFVTKAKI
- a CDS encoding DUF2202 domain-containing protein, translated to MEYPAGSLSSEAKEALVEAINDEYKAHALYEKTIAKLGLVRPFSMIIRAEEQHIASHKSLFDKYGLEIPADNWAGKVSAESTLQQACGAGVEAEIANAKLYREKLLPMAEGYEDIQAVFTNLMNASEQKHLVAFERCN